CGACGAGAACTTCGACGCGGTGCTCGACGGAGCGACCGGCGGGTTCAAGGACATGTACTCGCAGTCCAGTGCGGAGCTGCGGCAGCTGCTGATCGACAACAAGGCGACCGCGCGCGGGGTGGTGCAGGAGTCCGCCGTGCAGTCCGCCGGCAAGGACGAGGTCGTGGTGCTGCTGTTCGTCGACCAGTCGATCACCAACACCAATGTTCCCGATCCGCGGCTGGACCGCAGCCGCATCAAGATGACCATGCAGTACGTCGACGGCCGTTGGCGCGCAAGCAAAGTCGAGCTGCCGTAAGGCCCCGAGGAGATGAGTGTGATGCGCCTGCTGTCCTCTCTGGCCGTGGCGGCGACGGTGGCCGTGACGGCCACCGTGGTCGCGCCGGCACCCACCGCCGCCGCATCGGCGCCGTCGTTCTGCGCGGACATCGGCGGGCAGTGGGATGGCCAGTACTGCCGCGCCACGGTGCCCTCGGAACGCAAGGCGACCCGGGACATCAAGATGGCCATCCCCGGTGATCTCGTGGACCATCCCGGGGTCGGGCCGGTCATCCGGGACTACCTGAGCACGCTGATGAACAACTGGAAGACCGCGGGCGTGAAGATGGTCGCGGACAGTTTCGGCGAGGAGAACTTCGAGATCTTCCGCCGCGGAGACATTCTCAGCATCGTGTTCCGCGAGAGCTATCACGCGGACGGACCGGACTTCAACAACGGCTACCGGACGTTCACCTTCGACATGGCCGACGGGCGGCGGCTGCAGCTGGCCGATCTGGTGAAGCCTGGGCTCGATCCGCTGGTCGCCATCCCGCCGCTGGCCCAGCCGTACGTCGAACACGCACTCGATGTCGCACCGCCGCCGCACCAGCCGCGCACCTACCCGTTCGTGATCGACCGGTGGGGCCCGGACAAGGTGTACTCGGGCGCGTACAAGGCGTGGGCGCTGACGCCCGACGAGCTGATCATCTACATGCCGGACTACCCGGTGGCCCGGGACCGTCCGATCAACTTCACCCCGGGCATCATGCAGTGGTCGATGGACGGCGGCACCGTGCAGGCGCATATCCCGCTGGCGGCGCTGAGCCCGGTCCTGCAACCCCAGTTCGGCGGAAGCTGATGACCGTCATCGGCATCGGCCAGCTGCGGAGTTACACCCGCGCGTACGTCGAGCGGGCCCGGTCGGGGGAGACTTTCCAGGTGCTGCGCCGCGGGCGTCCAGTCGCCCGGCTACAGGCCGTGCAGGACGGGGTGGGCGTGCCGGTGCCGCTGGCCGATCTGCGCACCCGGCCGGCCCAGGTCTTCGACCGC
This region of Mycolicibacterium diernhoferi genomic DNA includes:
- a CDS encoding mannan-binding protein gives rise to the protein MRLLSSLAVAATVAVTATVVAPAPTAAASAPSFCADIGGQWDGQYCRATVPSERKATRDIKMAIPGDLVDHPGVGPVIRDYLSTLMNNWKTAGVKMVADSFGEENFEIFRRGDILSIVFRESYHADGPDFNNGYRTFTFDMADGRRLQLADLVKPGLDPLVAIPPLAQPYVEHALDVAPPPHQPRTYPFVIDRWGPDKVYSGAYKAWALTPDELIIYMPDYPVARDRPINFTPGIMQWSMDGGTVQAHIPLAALSPVLQPQFGGS